In one window of Cellulophaga sp. HaHa_2_95 DNA:
- a CDS encoding glycoside hydrolase family 28 protein: MNKIHVFIATKVILLMLFFIAASSFTVAPKIYNIKNYGAKGDSLTINTSAIQKAIDKCAKQGGGIVLIKEGIFISGTLLLKDNVTLQIHESAKLVGSSNPQDYVSIDTFTDAVGQERGTCLIGAVNARNISITGKGVIDGNGSAFLAKNLNLKKKALKINDDTFGRNRTFLLRFVKSNEITLKGVTLREAAAWACHFYQSQNILVDQITIYNHANKNNDGIDLDSSHDVIIKNCNIDSGDDAICIKSTSPLPTYNVQVSNCTLKSDWGAIKFGTESMGDFYNVAIRDCTIYDTKGGGIKILSVDGANIHDITIEDITMTDVDMPIFIRLGERLNNYRNAEKQAVGSIDKVLIKNIQASTRSTKNSRVAPPSGILITGTPNHKIGRLTLKNIAITLPGGGVLSDISEVPEDETRYPEFSFFKVLPAYGMYARHIKELQMEALAFKTILPEQRPELLIQE, from the coding sequence ATGAACAAAATACACGTGTTTATTGCAACTAAAGTAATACTACTAATGCTCTTTTTTATAGCAGCATCTTCATTTACCGTAGCCCCCAAAATCTATAATATTAAAAACTATGGGGCAAAGGGCGATAGCCTTACCATTAATACGAGTGCCATACAGAAAGCCATTGACAAATGTGCCAAACAGGGTGGCGGCATCGTATTGATAAAAGAAGGTATATTCATTAGCGGAACCCTATTATTAAAGGACAATGTTACCCTACAAATACATGAAAGTGCTAAACTTGTAGGCAGTTCAAATCCGCAAGATTATGTAAGCATAGATACGTTTACAGATGCTGTTGGTCAAGAAAGAGGTACTTGCTTAATAGGTGCCGTAAATGCAAGAAATATAAGTATTACAGGAAAAGGTGTAATCGATGGCAATGGGTCTGCATTTTTAGCTAAAAATCTTAACTTAAAAAAGAAAGCATTAAAAATCAATGATGATACATTTGGTCGTAATCGGACATTTTTGCTTCGGTTTGTAAAATCAAATGAAATAACCCTAAAAGGTGTGACATTACGAGAAGCCGCTGCGTGGGCTTGTCATTTTTATCAATCACAAAACATTTTAGTCGATCAGATTACCATTTATAATCACGCTAATAAAAATAACGATGGTATTGACCTAGATTCTAGTCATGATGTGATTATTAAAAACTGCAACATCGATTCTGGTGACGATGCCATTTGTATAAAATCTACGAGTCCGTTACCCACTTATAATGTTCAAGTTTCTAACTGTACCTTAAAAAGTGATTGGGGCGCCATAAAATTCGGCACTGAATCTATGGGAGATTTTTACAATGTAGCTATCCGCGATTGTACCATTTACGATACTAAAGGGGGCGGCATTAAAATATTGAGTGTAGACGGGGCAAACATACATGATATCACTATTGAAGATATTACGATGACCGATGTGGATATGCCTATATTCATTCGTTTAGGAGAGCGATTGAATAACTATAGAAATGCGGAAAAACAAGCTGTAGGATCCATAGATAAGGTTCTTATCAAGAACATACAGGCAAGTACAAGAAGTACCAAAAATTCTAGAGTAGCACCACCATCAGGCATATTAATTACAGGTACGCCTAACCACAAAATAGGACGACTAACACTTAAAAATATAGCTATAACATTACCTGGCGGTGGCGTCTTATCTGATATTTCAGAAGTGCCAGAAGATGAAACCAGATACCCAGAATTCAGCTTTTTTAAAGTACTACCAGCCTACGGAATGTATGCAAGACATATTAAAGAACTACAAATGGAGGCTCTGGCATTTAAAACAATATTACCAGAGCAACGACCAGAACTATTAATACAAGAATAA
- a CDS encoding sodium:solute symporter family protein, which produces MKSYFSAGGALPWWMSGLSLFMSFFSAGTFVVWGAIAYESGWVAISIQWTMCIAGIIIGLFIAPKWQKTKAMTAAEFITDRLGYRTQKIYTYLFLLISIFTMGAFLYPVAKIVEVSTGIPINVSIISIGILILLYTSVGGLWAVIVTDVLQFVVLTAVVLIVVPLSFDKIGGVDAFISKAPDTFFQFVNEEYSPLFLVAFGLYNLFFIAGNWAYVQRYTSVATPKDAKKVGWLFAGLYAVSPLIWMLPPMIYRVLNPELSGLANEGAYLLMCKEVLPVGMLGLMLGGMIFATSSSVNTTLNISAGVLANDVYKHFRPNTTDEGLVKIGKLATIILGIITILIALFVPYFGGIVEVVMTLAALTGGAMFLPPLWALFSKKQTGTSILTVTLISLAINAFFKFLGPTVLDLKLDRASEMGLGVGVPIVLLLCYEFYLTVNFSENKQYEAYAAQVAGKLVIVEDTTNTDNNRGTRVIGIGIAVTGLIILILSFIAATGVIMVGIMGVVVASLGSLITYKSLK; this is translated from the coding sequence ATGAAATCTTATTTTTCTGCGGGAGGTGCATTGCCTTGGTGGATGAGTGGCCTTTCTTTATTCATGAGTTTCTTTTCTGCAGGTACTTTTGTTGTTTGGGGAGCTATCGCTTATGAAAGCGGATGGGTAGCCATATCTATCCAATGGACCATGTGTATTGCCGGAATAATAATAGGTCTTTTTATTGCCCCAAAGTGGCAAAAAACTAAGGCCATGACTGCCGCTGAGTTTATCACGGATAGACTAGGATACAGAACTCAAAAAATATACACGTACTTATTTTTATTAATATCTATTTTCACGATGGGAGCTTTCTTATATCCTGTGGCTAAAATTGTAGAGGTTTCTACAGGAATACCCATTAATGTAAGTATTATAAGCATAGGAATACTCATTCTTCTATATACTTCTGTTGGAGGCTTATGGGCCGTTATTGTTACCGATGTGCTTCAGTTTGTAGTGCTTACAGCGGTAGTATTAATCGTAGTACCCTTATCATTTGATAAAATAGGCGGAGTTGATGCTTTTATTTCTAAAGCTCCAGACACGTTCTTTCAATTTGTAAATGAAGAATATTCTCCCTTATTTCTAGTAGCTTTTGGTTTGTATAATCTATTTTTTATTGCAGGAAATTGGGCATATGTACAACGATACACGAGTGTTGCAACACCAAAGGATGCAAAAAAAGTAGGATGGCTCTTTGCTGGATTATATGCCGTTAGTCCATTAATATGGATGCTTCCTCCTATGATCTATAGAGTACTGAATCCAGAATTAAGTGGCTTAGCTAATGAAGGGGCTTATTTATTAATGTGCAAAGAAGTACTTCCTGTGGGGATGTTAGGTTTAATGCTTGGAGGAATGATTTTCGCTACCTCGAGTTCTGTAAATACCACCTTGAATATTTCGGCGGGAGTGTTGGCGAATGATGTGTATAAACATTTTAGGCCTAATACTACGGATGAAGGTTTAGTGAAAATAGGAAAACTAGCTACTATTATTTTGGGGATCATCACCATACTCATTGCACTCTTTGTTCCGTATTTTGGAGGTATTGTAGAAGTCGTTATGACACTAGCGGCACTTACAGGTGGTGCTATGTTTTTACCACCGCTTTGGGCATTATTTTCAAAAAAGCAAACAGGCACAAGTATCTTAACGGTTACCTTAATATCTCTAGCAATCAATGCTTTTTTTAAATTCTTGGGTCCGACGGTATTAGATCTTAAACTAGATAGAGCCTCAGAAATGGGTTTAGGAGTGGGGGTTCCTATTGTTTTACTCCTATGTTATGAATTTTATCTAACAGTCAATTTTTCGGAAAATAAACAATACGAAGCTTATGCGGCTCAAGTTGCCGGTAAGTTGGTTATCGTAGAGGATACTACAAATACAGATAATAACAGAGGCACTCGCGTCATAGGAATAGGAATAGCGGTTACAGGTCTTATTATTTTGATACTGTCCTTCATTGCAGCTACAGGAGTAATTATGGTAGGTATCATGGGGGTTGTAGTTGCAAGCCTTGGAAGTCTAATTACGTATAAAAGTTTAAAATAA
- a CDS encoding glycoside hydrolase family 28 protein has protein sequence MKQFLLLLLLGFTLISNASDYNVLNYGAKADGITKDTKAVQAAIDACTKNGGGNVIIPAGKTVVIGTIYLKNFVTLYIENGAVLIGSPDIEDYTTDTHKNTYKNEPHMDRCLIFARDAQSFAIKGLGTIDANGHPKNFTKAKGGRPMMMRFLNCSNIQLKEVTLLNPAAWTSAWLYCDQIVVDGIKIISRVNNNGDGLDFDGCTNVRVANSSFDTSDDSICLQTSRPDKPCKDIVITNCVFTSKWAAMRIGLASRGNFESITVSNCTFHDIQDSGLKIQMNEGGEMKNMIFSNIVMKNVPRPIFLTFCQQRAGVDAPETMFSMKAMHSFSFNHMIIDNRELDKNSVIFLTGMPDNYITDIQLNNIQMTVAGGGTQVDSDKKDIKEFTLETLDGWWPEFSKVGTLPASGVYARHIDGLYINNFQLTTISDDKRKPIVLDDVLNFDLKSIFLNRKKIISKELKPH, from the coding sequence ATGAAACAGTTTCTGCTTTTACTACTTCTTGGTTTTACTCTTATTTCAAATGCTAGTGACTATAATGTATTGAACTATGGTGCAAAAGCAGACGGAATTACTAAAGATACCAAAGCCGTGCAGGCTGCTATTGATGCTTGTACTAAAAACGGAGGGGGAAATGTGATTATCCCTGCCGGTAAAACCGTTGTCATAGGCACTATTTACCTAAAAAACTTTGTAACCCTTTATATTGAAAATGGAGCTGTCTTAATAGGTAGTCCAGACATAGAAGATTATACCACAGACACGCATAAAAATACGTATAAGAACGAGCCGCATATGGATCGTTGCTTGATTTTTGCGCGAGATGCACAATCCTTTGCGATTAAAGGTTTAGGAACTATAGACGCCAATGGACATCCAAAAAACTTTACAAAGGCAAAAGGCGGAAGACCAATGATGATGCGCTTTCTTAATTGCTCCAATATTCAATTAAAAGAAGTAACCCTTTTAAATCCTGCCGCTTGGACCTCAGCATGGTTGTATTGTGATCAAATTGTGGTAGATGGTATAAAAATTATCAGCCGGGTTAACAATAATGGAGACGGACTAGATTTTGACGGTTGTACCAATGTACGTGTTGCCAATTCTTCTTTTGACACGAGTGACGATTCAATTTGTTTACAAACCTCAAGACCCGATAAACCCTGTAAAGATATTGTAATTACCAATTGTGTTTTTACCAGTAAATGGGCTGCTATGCGTATTGGCTTGGCATCTAGAGGAAATTTTGAATCGATAACCGTTAGCAATTGCACCTTTCATGATATTCAAGATTCGGGTTTAAAAATACAAATGAATGAAGGTGGCGAAATGAAAAACATGATTTTCTCCAATATTGTAATGAAGAATGTACCCAGACCAATCTTTTTGACCTTTTGCCAACAACGAGCAGGAGTAGATGCTCCAGAAACTATGTTCTCGATGAAGGCCATGCATAGCTTTTCATTCAACCATATGATTATTGACAACAGAGAACTGGATAAAAATTCGGTCATTTTTTTAACAGGAATGCCTGATAATTATATCACAGACATTCAATTGAACAACATACAAATGACAGTAGCAGGTGGTGGAACACAAGTAGATTCCGATAAAAAAGATATTAAAGAATTTACGTTAGAAACGCTTGATGGTTGGTGGCCAGAATTTAGCAAAGTAGGTACATTACCCGCTTCTGGCGTTTATGCCAGACATATTGACGGTTTATACATCAACAATTTTCAACTTACTACCATTTCTGATGATAAACGCAAACCAATAGTTTTAGATGATGTTCTAAACTTTGATCTGAAATCTATTTTTTTAAATAGGAAAAAAATAATATCAAAAGAATTAAAACCGCATTAG
- a CDS encoding sulfatase, with amino-acid sequence MNFKSIVLIVILFISSCLKAQDTPNIVWIVSEDNSKHYMKLFDAHGVSTPNIEKLAQKGIQFNRAFSNAAVCSAARSSIITGVFGPKLATHYHRSEQKVTLPENIKMFPEYLRDAGYYTSNNAKEDYNIIKNDVVWDDSSNKASWRNRKKGQPFFHVFNIGTTHEGSLHFSQKEMETSKTETALESVFVQPNHPQTKTFSYTNAFYLDRISKMDAEVGEVIRELERDNLLESTIIFYYGDHGGVLPNSKGYLKETGLHVPLVVSVPKKYQNLSPFSSGTATNTFVSFIDFSATVLNLAGITIPETIDGTPFLGTNISKNTLLNNETYGYADRFDEKYDMVRSLRKGNLKYIRNFQPFMVDGLMNNYRYKQLAYKEWKALFDAEKLNDIQSQFFKPKVAEELYDVENDPYETINLANNPAFQKSLKQLRKNLSGWMRSMPDLSFYPEHLIIEKAFSTPITFGTAHKKEISSYLKIANLQLIPFEKAKLKLAKYLDSSDDLERYWALITCSSFSTQAAVFSNQIQQIMRSDSLLINRMRAAEFFGITGILDSSNYLTEMLYDSTNEKEALLILNTIALQQDYYQKYQFNIDIKKLDKAVFNNKLIQERLKYLNHELQY; translated from the coding sequence ATGAACTTTAAATCGATTGTTCTCATAGTTATATTATTTATTTCTAGTTGTCTTAAAGCTCAGGATACACCCAACATTGTTTGGATTGTTTCTGAGGACAACTCCAAACATTACATGAAGCTTTTTGATGCACATGGGGTGAGCACCCCTAATATTGAAAAGCTAGCCCAAAAGGGAATCCAATTTAACCGCGCATTTTCAAATGCCGCGGTCTGCAGTGCTGCAAGATCTAGTATTATTACAGGTGTATTTGGTCCAAAACTAGCAACACATTATCATAGATCAGAACAAAAAGTAACACTCCCAGAAAATATAAAAATGTTTCCCGAATATCTGCGAGATGCCGGGTATTATACGAGCAATAATGCAAAGGAAGATTATAATATTATTAAAAATGATGTGGTTTGGGACGATTCTTCCAATAAGGCAAGTTGGAGAAACAGAAAAAAAGGACAGCCCTTTTTTCATGTGTTTAACATAGGCACCACCCATGAAGGAAGTTTACATTTCTCTCAGAAAGAAATGGAGACATCAAAAACGGAGACTGCCCTAGAATCTGTATTTGTACAACCCAATCATCCACAAACAAAAACCTTTTCATATACAAATGCATTTTATCTAGATAGGATTAGTAAAATGGATGCTGAAGTAGGCGAAGTAATCCGGGAATTAGAACGTGACAACCTATTAGAAAGCACTATCATCTTTTACTATGGAGATCATGGCGGAGTTTTACCCAATAGTAAAGGCTATTTAAAAGAAACTGGTTTACATGTTCCTTTAGTAGTCTCCGTTCCTAAAAAATACCAAAACCTATCCCCTTTTTCAAGTGGCACGGCAACAAATACCTTCGTTAGCTTCATAGATTTTAGTGCTACGGTATTAAACTTAGCCGGTATTACAATACCCGAAACTATAGACGGAACACCTTTTTTAGGTACGAACATCTCAAAAAATACCCTGCTAAATAATGAAACGTATGGTTATGCAGATCGGTTTGATGAAAAGTATGACATGGTCAGAAGCTTGCGAAAAGGAAACTTAAAATATATAAGAAATTTTCAACCTTTTATGGTAGATGGGCTTATGAATAACTATAGGTACAAGCAATTGGCGTATAAAGAATGGAAAGCACTTTTCGATGCTGAAAAACTTAACGACATACAATCACAATTTTTCAAACCTAAGGTTGCCGAAGAATTATATGATGTTGAAAATGACCCTTATGAAACCATTAATCTTGCGAACAATCCTGCATTTCAAAAAAGCTTAAAACAGCTTAGAAAAAACCTAAGTGGTTGGATGAGATCAATGCCAGACCTTTCATTTTATCCAGAGCACCTCATCATTGAAAAAGCTTTTTCTACCCCCATAACTTTCGGGACAGCCCACAAAAAAGAAATATCTAGTTATTTAAAAATTGCCAATTTACAGCTTATTCCGTTTGAAAAGGCAAAACTAAAATTAGCTAAGTATTTAGATTCTTCTGATGACCTAGAACGCTATTGGGCATTGATTACGTGTTCTAGCTTTAGCACACAAGCAGCTGTATTTTCTAATCAAATTCAGCAAATAATGAGGTCTGACTCTTTGTTGATCAATAGAATGCGCGCTGCAGAATTTTTTGGTATTACCGGAATATTGGATAGTTCTAACTATTTAACAGAGATGTTATATGACTCTACCAATGAAAAAGAGGCCCTTTTAATACTCAACACTATCGCTTTACAACAAGACTATTATCAGAAATACCAATTTAATATAGACATCAAAAAATTAGACAAGGCTGTTTTCAACAACAAACTAATTCAAGAAAGGCTCAAATATCTTAATCACGAATTACAGTATTAA
- a CDS encoding family 16 glycosylhydrolase, which yields MKSILNKLKITLLTSCLFAAGSVIAQKSPHFNDGEDPKPTTQKWKLVKNMSDEFEGKKVDEKKWQISGQGWIGRAPGLFQAENIKVEDGGLKITTKLLAKPVVKQGKEYTHGGGYVGSRNGMTYGYYECEMKANKTFMSSTFWMINESSELEGCDKRTVELDIQESVGQITNDAEWMKNFDQSMNSNTHSRNIPEGCDYEKGSNKSGALVGGKVYDDFHVYGVWWKSKDEVQFFLDGKFLAKVTPPADYDIEMYLRMVVETYNWNPVPEDGGMSGSVTDRTTTYNWVRSWELVEN from the coding sequence ATGAAATCAATTCTAAATAAACTAAAGATTACCCTACTTACTAGTTGCCTATTTGCTGCCGGTTCGGTCATCGCACAAAAATCTCCACACTTTAATGATGGTGAAGATCCAAAACCAACTACTCAAAAATGGAAACTGGTTAAAAATATGTCCGATGAATTTGAAGGCAAAAAGGTAGATGAAAAAAAATGGCAAATTTCAGGTCAAGGTTGGATCGGTAGAGCGCCAGGCTTATTTCAAGCAGAAAATATTAAAGTTGAAGATGGCGGTTTAAAGATTACTACAAAACTACTAGCGAAACCAGTAGTAAAACAAGGCAAAGAATATACCCACGGGGGTGGTTATGTAGGTTCTAGAAACGGAATGACATACGGATATTACGAGTGCGAAATGAAAGCTAATAAAACCTTCATGTCTTCTACTTTTTGGATGATAAACGAATCTAGCGAGCTTGAAGGTTGTGATAAAAGAACAGTAGAATTAGACATACAAGAAAGCGTTGGTCAAATTACCAATGATGCAGAATGGATGAAGAATTTTGACCAATCTATGAATTCCAACACACACAGCAGAAATATTCCTGAAGGGTGTGATTACGAAAAAGGTTCTAATAAATCTGGCGCTTTAGTTGGAGGAAAAGTATATGATGATTTTCATGTGTATGGTGTATGGTGGAAATCTAAAGACGAGGTACAGTTCTTTTTAGATGGTAAATTTCTTGCGAAAGTAACACCGCCCGCAGATTATGACATTGAAATGTACTTAAGAATGGTGGTAGAAACGTATAACTGGAATCCGGTTCCGGAAGATGGCGGTATGTCTGGTTCAGTAACCGATAGAACCACTACTTACAATTGGGTACGGTCTTGGGAATTAGTAGAAAATTAA
- a CDS encoding family 43 glycosylhydrolase: MKIKPSILPIIALLLLLSCKATSQSFPFKLPNEKPDISLSTSMQRNYDGYMAPRPKDNELYSQFKYTELKGLDYNNHDGTISRRDPSKVIFENGKYYVWYTHRHTETPPKGAKLATETIPSADWDLAEIWYATSTDGFTWKEQGVAIPRPPKPNLGHRSVSTADILKWKGKYYMYYQGFSEASGTRGDDCPVLMSYADSPDGPWTATNKIVIPNGTKDAWDQFSIHDPYPLVYKGKIYLYYKSDFDGQPNLVRMQGLATADSPFGPFTKNPLNPVLSSGHETTLFPFKTGIAALSIRDGNEHNTIQYSEDGINFNIASITEFMPDAAGPFIPDAFTDTQNGRGITWGISHFTSVNGWDTNHAILTRFDCDLSLDVDDQGMKKAHVYHKPEFYYKQGLNKEQQERIRLQNEALQQKH, translated from the coding sequence ATGAAAATAAAACCATCCATTTTACCTATTATCGCTTTACTCCTTTTACTTTCCTGTAAAGCCACCTCACAATCGTTTCCATTTAAATTACCAAACGAAAAACCAGATATATCCTTAAGCACCTCTATGCAACGTAACTATGATGGTTATATGGCGCCTAGACCAAAAGACAACGAGCTTTATTCTCAATTTAAATACACCGAACTAAAAGGCTTAGATTATAATAATCATGACGGTACGATAAGTAGAAGAGATCCTTCTAAAGTCATTTTTGAAAATGGAAAATATTATGTTTGGTACACGCACCGCCATACAGAAACTCCACCTAAAGGGGCTAAATTAGCAACGGAAACTATTCCTTCTGCAGATTGGGATTTGGCTGAAATCTGGTATGCCACAAGTACAGATGGTTTTACTTGGAAAGAGCAAGGTGTTGCCATTCCACGCCCGCCAAAACCTAATTTAGGACATCGTTCTGTATCAACAGCAGATATTTTAAAATGGAAAGGCAAGTATTACATGTACTACCAAGGTTTCAGTGAAGCAAGTGGTACAAGGGGCGATGATTGCCCAGTATTAATGTCCTATGCCGATTCTCCCGATGGTCCATGGACGGCTACGAACAAAATAGTGATTCCAAACGGAACAAAAGATGCTTGGGATCAATTCTCTATTCATGATCCATATCCATTGGTTTACAAGGGCAAAATATACCTGTATTATAAATCTGATTTTGATGGGCAACCAAACTTGGTACGAATGCAAGGTTTAGCGACTGCCGATAGTCCTTTTGGACCATTTACTAAAAACCCGTTGAATCCAGTATTATCGTCTGGGCATGAAACTACACTCTTCCCTTTTAAAACAGGTATTGCCGCACTAAGTATTAGAGATGGCAATGAGCACAATACTATACAATATTCAGAAGATGGCATTAATTTTAATATTGCTTCCATTACAGAATTTATGCCAGACGCAGCGGGTCCGTTTATCCCAGATGCATTTACAGATACTCAAAATGGTAGGGGAATTACCTGGGGCATATCACATTTTACTAGTGTAAATGGTTGGGACACAAACCATGCTATTTTAACTAGGTTTGATTGTGATCTGAGTTTAGATGTTGATGACCAAGGCATGAAAAAAGCACATGTATACCACAAGCCTGAATTTTATTATAAGCAGGGATTAAATAAAGAGCAACAAGAACGTATTCGTTTGCAAAATGAAGCATTACAACAGAAACACTAA
- a CDS encoding sulfatase-like hydrolase/transferase, translating into MKLRFLMFFLSFGYTLTSFAQLNILFIESDDQSNQTVGAYGNKAISTPNIDALAKEGTSFTAAYNMGCWSPAVCIPSRTMLIYGKYLWKSQEVNKKNAPKSLPEKLQDHGYYTYMTGKWHAMGKNVKEIFNETGSIQPGQLKTYNSEGGHITDITANEAIDFLKRYKNDKPFFAYVAFNAPHVPRQTEQKYYDMYPSEEMVLPPSVINNTPLNTNVKYQYTNDPLQSKTMQQRVQQNNAMGTHMDDRIGDIINTLKDQKLYDRTLIVFTSDHGINFGENGVAGKVCLYEPSVTAPLIIKAPSITPNSKISSRVYLQDVVPTLFDLLDLEVNEPTDFKSLVPLLTQTGKARSSIYLAMFDDQRGIISEDNKLIVYPKTGILELYDLKKDPWETKNLITKKKSKSTIISLLSQLKEWQLQTEDETDLAEIYSKYEQ; encoded by the coding sequence ATGAAATTAAGATTTCTAATGTTCTTCCTAAGTTTTGGATATACATTAACCAGCTTTGCGCAATTAAATATTTTATTCATAGAATCTGATGATCAAAGTAATCAAACAGTTGGTGCCTATGGAAATAAGGCTATAAGTACCCCAAATATTGATGCTCTAGCAAAAGAAGGCACTTCATTTACTGCTGCCTACAATATGGGTTGTTGGTCTCCCGCCGTGTGCATACCAAGTAGAACCATGCTTATTTATGGAAAATACTTATGGAAATCTCAAGAAGTAAATAAAAAAAATGCCCCAAAATCTTTACCAGAGAAATTACAAGACCATGGGTATTATACCTATATGACAGGGAAATGGCACGCCATGGGAAAAAATGTAAAAGAGATTTTTAATGAAACGGGAAGCATACAACCTGGACAATTGAAAACCTATAACTCGGAAGGAGGCCATATTACAGATATTACGGCAAACGAGGCTATTGACTTCCTCAAAAGGTATAAAAACGACAAGCCCTTTTTTGCCTACGTGGCTTTTAATGCTCCGCATGTTCCCAGACAAACCGAGCAAAAATATTATGATATGTATCCCTCAGAGGAGATGGTCTTACCTCCAAGTGTAATTAATAATACTCCGCTTAATACAAACGTAAAATACCAGTATACCAATGATCCCTTACAATCTAAAACCATGCAACAACGGGTGCAGCAAAACAATGCTATGGGTACTCATATGGATGACCGTATAGGGGATATAATTAACACCTTAAAAGATCAAAAGCTCTATGACCGTACATTGATTGTCTTTACTTCTGATCACGGAATTAATTTTGGAGAAAATGGTGTAGCGGGTAAGGTTTGCCTCTATGAGCCAAGTGTTACCGCTCCTCTAATTATAAAAGCTCCAAGTATTACTCCAAACAGTAAAATTTCATCCCGCGTTTATCTGCAAGATGTGGTACCTACCCTATTTGATTTGTTAGACCTTGAAGTAAACGAACCAACAGATTTTAAAAGTTTAGTACCGCTCTTAACCCAAACAGGAAAGGCTAGAAGCTCTATTTATTTAGCCATGTTTGACGATCAACGAGGTATCATTTCTGAAGACAACAAACTAATAGTTTACCCTAAAACAGGAATCTTAGAATTGTATGATTTAAAAAAAGACCCTTGGGAAACAAAAAATCTTATTACTAAAAAGAAATCAAAATCTACTATCATTAGTCTTTTGAGCCAATTGAAAGAGTGGCAATTACAAACCGAAGATGAAACAGATTTAGCCGAAATCTATTCAAAATATGAACAATAA
- a CDS encoding LacI family DNA-binding transcriptional regulator, translating into MKHITIKDVAKKLNVSISTVSRAFNDKYDIKEETKNLILKTAKELGYKPNPIARKLSQQRSFNIGIVVPEFNTNFFPEVMLGAQKVLLDEGYQVLVMQSNSSWEIERKNVETLVDNMVDGLIISLTSEIKNNEYYKSLIASKIPIVFFNRTVEEIAASKVLFDDYKWALFATEHLIVQGYTDIVHLTGTVNLTLTKNRLRGFEDAFRKHKMPVGKIISCGFTMEDGERIAQEMIDKNQIPRAIFAANDSCAIGAMTIFKKNGVTIPNDIAIVGFTESSLAKHTHPSLTSVEQPTNDIGQTTAKLLLDQINNKGLFVPQTIILNGRLNIRDSSVKIK; encoded by the coding sequence ATGAAACATATTACTATAAAAGATGTTGCAAAGAAATTAAATGTATCTATATCAACTGTATCTAGAGCTTTCAATGATAAATACGATATAAAGGAAGAAACTAAAAATTTAATCCTGAAAACGGCTAAGGAATTAGGTTATAAACCAAATCCTATTGCGAGAAAATTAAGTCAGCAACGCTCTTTTAATATTGGCATTGTGGTTCCTGAATTCAATACCAATTTTTTTCCAGAGGTCATGTTAGGGGCACAAAAAGTATTGCTCGATGAAGGCTATCAAGTATTGGTAATGCAATCTAATTCTTCTTGGGAAATAGAACGAAAAAATGTCGAAACCTTAGTAGACAATATGGTAGATGGCTTAATAATATCATTAACTTCTGAAATTAAGAATAACGAATATTATAAGAGTCTCATTGCCTCGAAGATTCCCATTGTTTTTTTTAATCGGACAGTGGAAGAAATAGCAGCTTCTAAAGTTTTATTTGATGACTACAAATGGGCACTATTTGCCACGGAACATTTAATTGTACAAGGATATACTGACATTGTTCATCTAACAGGAACTGTAAATCTAACACTTACCAAAAATAGGTTGAGAGGTTTTGAAGATGCTTTCAGAAAGCATAAAATGCCTGTAGGAAAAATAATTTCATGTGGATTTACTATGGAAGATGGTGAAAGAATTGCTCAAGAAATGATTGATAAGAATCAAATTCCTAGAGCCATTTTTGCTGCAAATGATTCTTGTGCTATTGGAGCCATGACCATCTTTAAAAAAAATGGAGTAACAATTCCTAATGATATTGCCATAGTTGGCTTTACAGAGTCTTCTTTAGCAAAACACACCCATCCCTCCTTAACTTCGGTTGAGCAACCCACAAACGACATAGGTCAAACTACTGCTAAATTACTTCTTGATCAGATTAATAATAAAGGCTTATTTGTTCCCCAGACAATCATATTAAACGGAAGATTAAACATTAGAGATTCATCTGTAAAAATTAAATAG